Proteins encoded together in one Bos javanicus breed banteng chromosome 6, ARS-OSU_banteng_1.0, whole genome shotgun sequence window:
- the NOP14 gene encoding nucleolar protein 14 isoform X3: MTVLCKRTQTLLKEYKERDKSNVFRDKRFGEYNSSISPEEKMMKRFALEQQRQHEKKSIYNLNEDEELTHYGQSLADIEKHNDIVDSDSDTEGRGALSAELTATHFGGGGGPVPGKAAQQPSGGEEPPKSRRELIEELIARSKQEKRERQAQREDALELTEKLDQDWKEIQALLACKTPKSESGGGKEKPKPDAYDMMVRELGFEMKAQPSNRMKTEEELAREEQERLRRLEAERLRRMLGRDEDAHSKRPKHLSADDLNDGFVLDTDDRRLLSYKDGKMNVEEEPSGDSSGGESGEEEEEEGEGWSEGGPEDSDSPDGHSDLESDANSEDARSADGLVGRESDADSVEVRTQLQGDQHPSPRERLPRDDRAAARAQLPYTFAVPESCEELKSLLSGKSMEDQLLVVERIQKCNHPSLAVGNKAKLEVRWLSPCGTRSGQRPGSHGTDGHRALAVFAAGYFPWGRASKQGLDGCRLRKLFGFLLEYIGDLAVSDPPDLGVIDKLVVPLYNLCQMFPESASDAVKFVLRDAMHEMEGTVETTGRAAFPGLDVLIYLKIAGMLFPTSDFWHPVITPALLCLSQLLTKCPVRSLQDAVKGLFVCCVFLDYVALSQRFIPELINFLAGILHMATPNKQSQGYTLVHPFRALGKNSELLLVSDEEDMATWQRRSLPLQWAGGLKAQTETEANHTRLSCLAVCLALVRRCVLAYGALPSFHDIARPLQALLTEHLATRCCPPTLQELSRSILTEMENQPRHYRPLVCEKSKPVPLKLFTPRLVKVLEFGRKQGSTREEQERRRLIHKHKREFKGAVREIRKDNQFLARMRLSEIMERDAERKRKVKQLFNSLATQEGEWKALKRKKFKK, translated from the exons cgacaacatgaaaaaaaaagcatctacAACCTAAATGAAGATGAAGAATTAACTCATTACGGCCAGTCTTTGGCGGATATCGAAAAGCACAACGACATCGTCGATAGTGACAGCGACACTGAGGGCCGGGGAGCGCTGTCAG CCGAGCTGACCGCGACGCACTTCGGAGGCGGAGGCGGGCCGGTCCCCGGGAAGGCCGCCCAGCAGCCCAGCGGGGGCGAGGAGCCACCCAAGTCCCGCAGGGAGCTGATTGAGGAGCTCATCGCCAGGTCCAAGCAGGAGAAG AGGGAGAGACAGGCTCAACGGGAAGATGCCCTTGAACTCACAGAGAAGCTAGACCAAGACTGGAAAGAAATCCAGGCTCTCCTGGCCTGCAAGACGCCCAAGTCTGAGAGTGGAGGCGGAAAGGAGAAGCCCAAG CCTGATGCATATGACATGATGGTTCGTGAGCTCGGCTTTGAAATGAAAGCGCAGCCCTCTAACAGGATGAAAACGGAGGAGGAGCTGGCCAGGGAGGAGCAGGAGCGTCTCAGACGCCTGGAG GCCGAGAGGCTCCGGAGGATGCTCGGGAGAGACGAGGATGCGCACAGCAAGAGACCAAAGCACCTGTCGGCCGACGACCTGAATGACGGCTTCGTGCTGGACACAGATGACCGGCGCTTGCTTTCTTACAAA GATGGGAAGATGAACGTCGAGGAGGAGCCAAGTGGGGACTCCAGTGGTGGGGAGAgcggagaggaagaagaggaggagggtgaAGGCTGGAGCGAGGGGGGCCCGGAGGACAGTGACAGCCCGGACGGCCACTCAGACCTGGAGTCTGACGCCAACAGCGAGGACGCCCGCAGCGCCGACGGCCTTGTGGGCCGGGAGTCTGACGCCGACAGCGTGGAAGTGCGCACGCAGCTCCAGGGGGATCAGCATCCAAGCCCTAGAGAGCGGCTGCCAAGGGACGACCGGGCGGCAGCCAGGGCCCAGCTGCCCTACACCTTCGCAG TTCCCGAATCCTGCGAGGAACTGAAGTCTTTACTGTCCGGAAAATCGATGGAAGACCAGCTTTTGGTTGTGGAGAGAATTCAGAAATGCAACCACCCAAGCCTCGCAGTGGGGAACAAAGCAAAGCTGGAAGTACGCTGGCTGTCCCCCTGCGGCACCAGGAGCGGGCAGAGGCCTGGCAGCCACGGCACCGACGGCCACCGAGCGCTCGCCGTATTCGCGGCCGGCTACTTTCCATGGGGGCGGGCCAGCAAGCAGGGCCTGGATGGGTGTCGGCTCCGG AAACTGTTCGGCTTCCTTCTGGAATACATTGGAGACCTGGCTGTAAGCGACCCTCCAGACCTCGGCGTCATCGACAAGCTGGTTGT GCCATTGTATAACCTTTGCCAGATGTTTCCTGAGTCTGCAAGTGACGCTGTGAAATTTGTCCTCCGAGACGCCATGCACGAGATGGAAGGGACCGTTGAGACCACAGGCCGGGCAGCCTTCCCAGGCCTGGACGTG CTCATTTACTTGAAAATTGCTGGGATGTTGTTCCCAACCTCTGACTTCTGGCACCCGGTCATCACGCCTGCGCTGCTGTGCTTGAGCCAGCTGCTCACCAAG TGCCCTGTGCGGTCACTGCAAGACGCTGTCAAGGGGCTCTTCGTGTGCTGCGTGTTCCTGGACTATGTGGCTCTGTCCCAGAGGTTCATTCCTGAGCTCATCAATTTTCTCGCTGGGATTCTTCACATGGCAACTCCAAACAAGCAGAGCCAAG GTTACACTCTGGTGCACCCTTTCAGAGCACTTGGGAAGAACTCGGAGTTGCTTTTGGTTTCTGatgaggaggacatggccacgTGGCAGAGGAGAAGCCTCCCCCTCCAGTGGGCAGGCGGCCTGAAAGCCCAGACTGAGACGGAGGCCAATCACACCAG GCTGTCCTGCCTGGCCGTGTGTCTGGCTCTGGTGAGGCGCTGTGTGCTCGCCTATGGCGCCCTGCCCTCCTTCCACGACATCGCGCGGCCCCTCCAAGCCCTCCTGACGGAGCACCTGGCCACCCGCTGCTGCCCGCCCACGCTCCAG GAGCTGAGTCGGAGCATTCTGACAGAGATGGAAAACCAGCCGAGGCACTATCGGCCACTGGTCTGCGAGAAGAGCAAGCCGGTGCCGCTGAAACTGTTTACCCCCCGGCTCGTCAAAGT CCTGGAGTTCGGCAGGAAGCAGGGCAGCACCAGGGAGGAGCAGGAGCGGCGGAGGCTGATACACAAGCACAAGCGGGAGTTCAAAGGCGCCGTCAGGGAGATCCGCAAGGACAACCAGTTCCTGGCCCGCATGCGGCTCTCGGAGATCATGGAGCG ggatgcGGAAAGAAAACGAAAAGTGAAGCAACTTTTTAACAGCCTGGCCACACAGGAGGGTGAATGGAAGGCTCTGAAGAGGAAgaagttcaaaaaataa